The following is a genomic window from Crossiella equi.
CAGCACGGCGATCATCGCGACGAAGGTCTCCGGTGCGGACTGGGCCGTGTCGGCCACGAAGGCCACGAGCACCGCGGCGGTCAGCGCGATCGCGACCACGAGCACCCACGTCCTGGCCCGGATCTCGGCTCGCAGCCGGAACGCCGCCGCCGCGGTCACCAGGAAGATGGTCAGCGCCACCACGCTGCCCAGGGACGCGATCGCCGTGAGGTCGACCAGGTTCGCCAGCAGCAGCACGACCGCCACCGAGATGACCAGCCCCCGGGTGCCGCCGACCCGGGCCCGTGCCCCGAACACCGGCGGGAACGTCCCGGCCCGGGCCAGCTGTGCCGTCGAACCGGTCGCGGCGTAGATGTTGGCGTTGACCGAGGAGGCCGTGGACAGCAGCGCCGCCACGGCCATCATGGCCACCCCCGCGTCCCCGAGTGCGGGCCGCGCCGCCACCGCGAGCGCGGTCTCACCGTTGGCCACGACCTCGGCCACGGTCAGCGTGCCGAACACGCCGACCGCGACCAGCACGTAGAGCGCGGTGGTGATGCCCAGGGCCAGGAACATGGCCCTGGGCAGGTTCCGCCGCGGGTTCGGCAGGTCACCGCCGGTGAAGGTGACGACGGTGAAACCGAGGTAGGCGAAGAAGGTCAGCGCCACGCTCGCCACCACGTCGGAGGCAGGCGGGTAGTGGCTGGGCGCCAGCAGGCGCGGGTCGAGCTG
Proteins encoded in this region:
- a CDS encoding APC family permease; the encoded protein is MAEDSHRDKPSMTVRGAAFLGVGSMVGAGIFALLGEAGAVAGAAVWLSFLLAGLVAAAQGYAVAKLGARYPSSGGIVTFLLEGHGRGHVTAITSWLLYFAALIVTSMVALAFGNYGSALFFGGSVAWARVLTTAVVVAVAAANIAGARFIDRLQTVVVLVLLAVFGAFIAVTVFQLDPRLLAPSHYPPASDVVASVALTFFAYLGFTVVTFTGGDLPNPRRNLPRAMFLALGITTALYVLVAVGVFGTLTVAEVVANGETALAVAARPALGDAGVAMMAVAALLSTASSVNANIYAATGSTAQLARAGTFPPVFGARARVGGTRGLVISVAVVLLLANLVDLTAIASLGSVVALTIFLVTAAAAFRLRAEIRARTWVLVVAIALTAAVLVAFVADTAQSAPETFVAMIAVLGLAIVLDLVWTFVRRRRSHS